The Pieris rapae chromosome 16, ilPieRapa1.1, whole genome shotgun sequence genome includes a region encoding these proteins:
- the LOC110991952 gene encoding arrestin homolog encodes MLDYLSLIFVVAVKVFKKTTPNGKVTVYLGKRDFIDHIDYCDPIDGVVVVDTDYLKGRKVYSQLVTTYRYGREEDEVMGVKFSKEMVVGTEQVVPMVNAKMELTPVQEKLLKKLGPNAFPFTFNFPEMSPSSVTLQANDDDQGKPMGVEYCVRTYVAESEDQKSHKRSSVTLAIKKLQHAPASRGRRLPSSLVSKGFTFSNGKISLEVTLDKEIYYHGEKICANIIVSNNSRKSVRNIRCMVVQHVEITMINSQFSRHVASLESREGCPVTPGASLSKSFYLVPLARSNKDVRGVALDGHLKEDDVNLASSTLVTEGKCPADAIGIVVSYSVRVKLNCGTLGGELVTDVPFKLLHPAEGSVEKQRFNAMKKMQSIERHRYENSLYTNEEEDNIVFEDFARLRMNEPE; translated from the exons ATGCTTGACTACCTCTCCCTTATCTTTGTCGTTGCCGTCAAAGTTTTCAAAAAAACCACTCCCAATGGAAAAGTTACGGTTTACCTTGGCAAGCGTGACTTCATTGATCACATTGACTACTGCGACCCAATCGATGGAGTAGTGGTCGTTGACACCGACTACCTGAAAGGAAGGAAAGTTTACAGCCAG CTCGTGACCACTTACCGCTATGGTAGGGAGGAAGATGAGGTCATGGGAGTCAAATTCTCCAAGGAGATGGTTGTTGGTACGGAACAAGTCGTCCCAATGGTCAACGCTAAAATGGAACTTACACCAGTCCAGGAGAAGCTTCTGAAGAAATTGGGACCCAACGCCTTCCCTTTCACTTTCAACTTCCCCGAAATGTCACCAAGCtcg GTAACGCTCCAGGCTAACGATGATGACCAAGGAAAGCCCATGGGTGTTGAATACTGCGTCCGCACCTATGTAGCGGAGAGCGAGGACCAGAAGAGCCACAAGAGGAGCTCGGTTACCTTGGCGATCAAGAAG cTTCAACACGCTCCTGCCTCCCGTGGACGACGACTTCCAAGCTCCCTTGTGAGCAAAGGCTTCACTTTCAGCAACGGAAAGATCAGCCTGGAAGTCACATTGGACAAGGAGATCTACTACCATGGCGAAAAGATCTGCGCCAACATCATTGTATCCAACAACTCCAGGAAATCTGTTCGCAACATCCGGTGCATGGTTGTTCAGCATGTCGAAATTACTATGATCAACTCCCAGTTCAGCCGCCATGTCGCCTCTTTGGAGAGCCGTGAGGGTTGCCCCGTTACTCCCGGAGCTAGCCTGTCCAAGAGCTTCTACCTCGTTCCCCTTGCTCGCAGCAACAAGGACGTTCGCG GAGTGGCTTTGGACGGACACCTGAAAGAGGACGACGTCAACCTTGCTAGCTCTACCCTGGTCACTGAGGGAAAATGCCCAGCCGACGCTATTGGTATTGTGGTATCCTACTCCGTCCGCGTGAAGCTGAACTGTGGAACTCTTGGTGGCGAACTGGTTACCGACGTGCCATTCAAGCTCCTTCACCCAGCTGAGG GCTCTGTTGAGAAGCAGCGTTTCAACGCCATGAAGAAGATGCAGTCCATTGAACGTCACCGCTATGAGAACTCTCTGTACACCAACGAGGAGGAAGACAACATTGTCTTTGAAGACTTCGCCCGCCTCAGGATGAACGAGCCAGAATAA
- the LOC110991972 gene encoding uncharacterized protein LOC110991972 isoform X1, which produces MSQRLNEMNWIWSILVIYFGQTWSPVSGGALPNQPKPSATGVIESQAKFFQDFFSVQLSPYKIEFGHVCEDPNTWEQRYEKKDYKNHRDMGKVRWGDKKGGYGEHYWDLNHAGHNNDHDDGEYHADDDSYDESSEQSSNYEDIQKDTNEETERRKRAHTNSSKEHRTISHDENKERTQKKQKILQEPSKRVKNDIVLIVNERDRAVREPKTFLEPPNQDLELRQNPGSIRQPSDLRQNPGSDRKPSDLRQNPGLVLQPSSQPRLYFEPTTGHVIDRGTGQAFFLQPIVVN; this is translated from the exons ATGTCACAACGTCTCAATGAAATG aATTGGATTTGGTCAATATTGGTGATATACTTTGGCCAAACATGGAGTCCAGTAAGCGGTGGGGCCTTGCCAAATCAGCCAAAACCGTCCGCAACTGGTGTGATTGAGTCACAGGCAAAATTTTTCCA ggaTTTTTTCTCAGTACAGTTGAGCCCGTACAAGATTGAGTTTGGTCACGTTTGTGAAGATCCCAATACCTGGGAACAGCGCTACGAGAAGAAAGATTATAAAAACCACAGGGATATGggaaaa GTTCGATGGGGTGATAAAAAGGGAGGTTATGGCGAACATTATTGGGACCTAAATCACGCTGGCCATAACAATGATCACGATGATGGAGAGTACCATGCAGATGACGACTCATATGATGAATCTAGTGAGCAATCATCCAACTACGAAGACATACAAAAAGACACAAATGAAGAAACTGAACGCAGAAAAAGAGCTCACACAAACAGTAGTAAAGAGCATCGTACGATTTCTCACGATGAAAATAAAGAACGAAcacaaaagaaacaaaaaatactccAAGAACCAAGCAAACGAGTAAAGAATGATATTGTTCTCATTGTAAATGAAAGGGACAGAGCTGTAAGAGAACCAAAAACGTTTCTGGAGCCTCCCAATCAAGATTTAGAACTTAGACAAAATCCGGGTTCAATCCGTCAGCCATCCGATCTTAGACAAAATCCGGGTTCAGACCGCAAGCCATCCGATCTTAGACAAAATCCGGGTTTAGTCCTTCAGCCATCAAGTCAGCCAAGACTTTACTTTGAACCAACCACAGGTCATGTTATCGATAGAGGAACAGGACAAGCGTTCTTCTTGCAACCAATTgtggttaattaa
- the LOC110991972 gene encoding uncharacterized protein LOC110991972 isoform X2 has product MSQRLNEMNWIWSILVIYFGQTWSPVSGGALPNQPKPSATGVIESQAKFFQYRHLPTSEDFDQGHRLGSSQHFTERHERSRPSAGLYNAKVRWGDKKGGYGEHYWDLNHAGHNNDHDDGEYHADDDSYDESSEQSSNYEDIQKDTNEETERRKRAHTNSSKEHRTISHDENKERTQKKQKILQEPSKRVKNDIVLIVNERDRAVREPKTFLEPPNQDLELRQNPGSIRQPSDLRQNPGSDRKPSDLRQNPGLVLQPSSQPRLYFEPTTGHVIDRGTGQAFFLQPIVVN; this is encoded by the exons ATGTCACAACGTCTCAATGAAATG aATTGGATTTGGTCAATATTGGTGATATACTTTGGCCAAACATGGAGTCCAGTAAGCGGTGGGGCCTTGCCAAATCAGCCAAAACCGTCCGCAACTGGTGTGATTGAGTCACAGGCAAAATTTTTCCA GTATAGGCACCTGCCCACGTCGGAGGACTTTGATCAAGGTCACCGGCTGGGCAGCTCCCAACACTTCACTGAAAGACACGAGCGATCGAGACCTTCTGCTGGACTGTATAACGCTAAA GTTCGATGGGGTGATAAAAAGGGAGGTTATGGCGAACATTATTGGGACCTAAATCACGCTGGCCATAACAATGATCACGATGATGGAGAGTACCATGCAGATGACGACTCATATGATGAATCTAGTGAGCAATCATCCAACTACGAAGACATACAAAAAGACACAAATGAAGAAACTGAACGCAGAAAAAGAGCTCACACAAACAGTAGTAAAGAGCATCGTACGATTTCTCACGATGAAAATAAAGAACGAAcacaaaagaaacaaaaaatactccAAGAACCAAGCAAACGAGTAAAGAATGATATTGTTCTCATTGTAAATGAAAGGGACAGAGCTGTAAGAGAACCAAAAACGTTTCTGGAGCCTCCCAATCAAGATTTAGAACTTAGACAAAATCCGGGTTCAATCCGTCAGCCATCCGATCTTAGACAAAATCCGGGTTCAGACCGCAAGCCATCCGATCTTAGACAAAATCCGGGTTTAGTCCTTCAGCCATCAAGTCAGCCAAGACTTTACTTTGAACCAACCACAGGTCATGTTATCGATAGAGGAACAGGACAAGCGTTCTTCTTGCAACCAATTgtggttaattaa
- the LOC110991971 gene encoding protein catecholamines up-like, with product MDCYTLVLLASLLVTTGAWSSPYHAVRPMRVTRYAPMPHRIPIPPLPMRHLNWNRPKRGQHHEVDHDYDHDHDYDRDHDYDRDHDFDGHKGVTGPVHTFVKTDKNANYKWGVRHHVGNKYAS from the exons ATGGATTGCTACACTTTg GTGTTATTGGCAAGTTTATTGGTGACTACTGGAGCTTGGTCATCACCGTATCACGCGGTGAGGCCCATGCGAGTTACAAGATATGCCCCGATGCCACACAGAATACCAA ttCCTCCACTTCCAATGAGGCACCTGAACTGGAATCGCCCGAAGCGTGGTCAACACCATGAAGTGGATCATGATTACGACCACGACCACGATTACGACCGCGATCATGATTACGACCGCGATCACGACTTTGACGGTCACAAAGGCGTTACTGGTCCCGTACACACATTTGTGAAAACTGATAAAAATGCTAATTACAAATGGGGCGTGAGGCATCATGTTGGGAATAAATACGCTTCTTAA